From Brassica rapa cultivar Chiifu-401-42 chromosome A06, CAAS_Brap_v3.01, whole genome shotgun sequence:
AGAATTAGACATTTAGCCCAATATATCTGAACATAGGAAAAAACAAACGAGGAAAAAGCATTGCGAAGCTTTTCGAAACTCGAATCAAAGGTTGGGCGGGGGGCTAAGAAGATGGAAGAGATAAGCGGAGATACAACGAAGAACAGTATGGCGTCTCTGGGAATCCTGTGTGAGAAAGATATCGAGGAACAGCGGCTTCAAATCGATTCCTTCATCGCTTCACCCTTCCAGAGATCTATGGAGTCCGTACTTGACCGAGCTAAAGCTACTGCACAGAGCCAAGGTTTGGGTCGCATAACTGTAATTCAATCGTGAAACTATTATTAGGGTTTATGGCTTTGATTTTGTAGTGGAACTAGCGAATGTGAAAGCGGATCTGAGAGAAGCAGAGGCTGAGCTCGTTAAAGTGTTGGGAGGTATaattaaagtttcaaactttgaaagcttttatttttttgaatatttacatctttttttttaaatgtttttagtgAAAACCCGTAAAGAGGCAAAGCAAATGGGTTTAAGGGACTCCATTTCTGCAACACAATCTCGAATCCAACTTCTTAAAAGAAGTCTGCAGTTACACAAGTCAAACAAGGAAGAGCATTCCAAAACTATCTCCCACCGTTTGCAAGGTAAGTGTGACTCAGCTTGTTTCAATTTTCTAAGTTAGAGACCACTGAATTGACCAATCTAACTTCAATTTCTACTTCTTTCATCCAACCAATGAAGGCTTATCAGTATCCAAGGACAATGCTGGTAGTAAACTCACGGGAAACAAATCCAATATTGATGAAGCCATCTCTTGGTATAATCACGCTCTTGGCTTTCATGTTGAAGCTGGACATGGTAATGAGACAAGTTTTGAACACTTATACTTCTTTGTTATTCATGTTTGACCTTGGAGGATCTTCTTGTTTTACTTCTCTTTGCAGGAGTTAAGTTCACATTCACCAACATTGATGCGAAAAGGCCCACACACGAGTTTTCATTCACAGTTCACTATGGAAATGACATCTACACACGTGAGTCTCTTTACTGAAACAACTATCAACTACATTTACTGATTACAAAGAGTCTAGTAACAAGCACTGTGTACAATATTTGGCTTACATGATCATCAGTATTGGATTGCAACCCACAATTAGATGACATGGATGAGATGGTCCAAGAATTGAATACAACCAATGACCTTTTCGGATTTGTTCGTCTGATGAGGGATAAGTTTCAGAAACCTACCTTATCTGGTATCTACACTGACTCCCACTCTTTATCTTTAGACCTTTGTATCTCTAAAAACGAGACATCTAGTTTTCAGTATATGTATTTTTGGATTTGAACAagacttgtgttttttttttgtataatttgaCTTCTCAGAACTACCAGCACACTCAGAAAATCTGCCACAGGAAACTTCCATCATATATGCTTCAGCTCCAGCTATGTCAATTACTACTGATACAAGCATGTTAACTCCAGAGAACAAGGTATCTAAGGTTCAAGTGAATCGGCGACAGAAGCGATCTAGCAATTCTCCACTCCAATCTCCTGCACCCACGTCTTCCACTCGCTGTTCTTCTCGCCTTAAGGTACCAGATACCCGACTGTGTTCTTAAAGTTGCACCAAACCAAACTCAAATCTTTGTGAGGGACTATAGTTTCCAATAGTTTAGGATTCAGGAACCTTCATAACTAGTggacatatttttttaactggTCACGTGGAAACCTAAAGTTTCCAACAGAGAACTCATATACTGATTCTAACATGTAACAGGCTAAGAAATGAAGGTGGagctctgttttctttttcaccGGCATCAAGGAATACACAAACTGAGATATTGATGGTGTTTTAGAGACTTTTGACAACATTCTGTTGTTTGACATTCCTATTAAATCTGAGTACTGTTGTTGTCACGCTTACTACAACATTGATCAGTGTATTAGTATTGGTGCTATGTTTATACACCTATTGTTCTATATGTACATGCTGGTAAAACTAAGGAGGTGAAATTTTAGTATGAAGAGTCCTACGATGACACTACGCCATTGAAGTAAACAGGTATTAGAAGGTTACTTATTTTCGCGATATCTGGTACTCCTTCTTTCACTGTCTGGTCAGGTACATGTACAAACAAAACTTGTGTTTCTCCTTATTGTTCAGCTGAAACCATGGACAAGGGAACCTCTTGTGGTGGGTATTGCAAATTAGACTCTCCCAAGCCAAAATTGAATTCAGTCTCTTCCCACTGATAGTTGGGCTTTGAGCTCCTTCCAAGTGTAGATCGGTTCTTCATCGTACCAGCGTGCTTCTTCCTCTACTTTCCACCATGCTCTAGCCTCACCTCTTAGAAGACTAATAGCAAAGGATAGCTTTTTCCAGGAAGGTACTTGATTATGGAGAATGAAAAAATGTATATGGTTCAACCCATGATAGATAAGCTTCATGACTGTTTCCTCCAAAAAGAAAACCTTAGGTATGATTATAGGAACATGTAATAAAACCCAGCAAAGAGAGATTCCAAAATTAAACCCATAAgaacataaatttttgaaatcaaacCACCAGAAAACAGAAATTGAAATTGAAAGAGatctaataaataatatttaggaGATTGTTTAAATGATACACGCCCAGCTCGACATTACACTCATAACAACGAACCATGATCCTAACCAAGTGGCACAGCCCACGATGAGTTAATTGGCCGAATGCCAATCCTTGTTCATGAAGGTATAGGATGATTAAAGACAGGATCTGGAACCAACAGAAGCTAGAAGAGAGGTAAGCTTAACAATGTGAAGTAGccaggaggggggggggggggggggggggttgtaTTGGTGCGATCATATAAAGTATTTCTGAGTG
This genomic window contains:
- the LOC103873547 gene encoding kinetochore protein SPC25 homolog translates to MEEISGDTTKNSMASLGILCEKDIEEQRLQIDSFIASPFQRSMESVLDRAKATAQSQVELANVKADLREAEAELVKVLGVKTRKEAKQMGLRDSISATQSRIQLLKRSLQLHKSNKEEHSKTISHRLQGLSVSKDNAGSKLTGNKSNIDEAISWYNHALGFHVEAGHGVKFTFTNIDAKRPTHEFSFTVHYGNDIYTLLDCNPQLDDMDEMVQELNTTNDLFGFVRLMRDKFQKPTLSELPAHSENLPQETSIIYASAPAMSITTDTSMLTPENKVSKVQVNRRQKRSSNSPLQSPAPTSSTRCSSRLKAKK